TCAGGCTGATGACGTCAGTTCGCCATTCAGTCTGCTCATCGCGAAAAAGAAGCCCGGCCTTTTCAAAAAGCCGGGCTTCGAACTCAATTCTTGATCGCTGCGACGAACGGGAGTACCGCCGGCGCTTTAGCTTTCAAAGCGTCAAACGCCCACCACGCCTATCGGCTGGCGGGCCGTCCCGCCTAGATGGTGCCGCCGAAGGTGGCGGTGTCGCCGAGGATTTCTTCGATTCGCAGCAGTTGGTTGTACTTACAAATGCGGTCCGTTCGACTGGCCGAACCTGTCTTGATCTGGCCGGTGCGAAGAGCGACCGCGAGGTCCGCAATCGTGTTGTCTTCTGTTTCACCGGATCGGTGACTCATCACAGCCGTGTAACCGTTTTGGTAAGCCATCTGAACGGCCTGAATAGTTTCAGTCAGTGTTCCGATCTGGTTTACTTTAACGAGGATACTATTTGCGACGCCCTTTTCGATTCCCTGACTCAGACGCTTTGCGTTGGTTACAAACAGGTCGTCGCCGACAAGCTGACACTTGCTACCAATCGTATCGGTCAGCTTCTTCCAGCCATCCCAGTCGTCTTCGTCCAAACCGTCTTCGATGCTGCAAATTGGGTACTTGTCGACCCACGAAGCCAGCAACTCAACCATTCCGTCAGAATCGAGCGCCTTGCCTTCCAGGGTGTAGGTGCCGTCTTTGTGGAATTCAGAAGCGGCACAGTCCAGAGCGATCTTGATCTGCTCGCCCGGCTTGTAGCCCGCATTTTCGATCGCCGTCAGGATGACTTCGATCGCTTCCTGATTTGTCTTCAGGTCGGGTGCGAAGCCACCTTCATCGCCGACGGCCGTTGAAAGGCCCTTGTCCGCCAGCACTTTCTTCAGGGCATGAAAGGTTTCCGTACCGGCTCGCAGCGAATCGCTGAAGGAGTCGAAACCCAGTGGCATCACCATGAATTCCTGAATATCGATCCCGTTGTTGGCATGTTCGCCACCATTGATGATGTTCATCATCGGAGCGGGCAGGCAGTTGGCTCCCACACCACCGAGGTAGCGGAATAGTGGAAGGTAGCTGACCTTGGCGGCTGCGTGAGCCGCGGCAAGTGAGCACGCCAGAATTGCGTTTGCCCCCAGGCGAGACTTGTTTTCCGTTCCATCAAGTTCCAGCATGATGCCGTCGATCGTCGCCTGGTCGGCCACGTCCTGACCGATGATCGCGCCGGCGATTTCTTCGTTCACATTCTGTACCGCCTGCAACACACCTTTGCCGAGGTAACGAGACTTGTTGTCGGTGTCCCGAAGTTCGCAGGCTTCGTGAGCTCCCGTGCTGGCTCCGCTGGGCACGGCCGCTCGGCCGACCACTTCGTCTTCAACGGTGATGTCAACTTCGACGGTAGGGTTGCCGCGGCTGTCAAGAATTTCGCGGGCGTGAACGTCTGTAATGGCCATACTCATAGGAGAGTTCCTTAGTGATTTGAGATGTAGGATTTCAAATTCGAGATGTGAACTTTGAAATCGAGATATGAAATATTCAGATTCGAAATTGGAAACGAGCGACTCGCCTACGCCTTTAGATACCGGTCATTCGCGGCGGCAACTCCTGCTCCCGCGCCGGCTGCTTTGCCCTGCGTTGCAAGGCATTGCTCAAGTGCCGCGAGGAACAACAGCACGTTGGGCTTCTGAGCGGCATCGCCCATCAGTCCGATTCGCCAGGTCTTGCCTTTCATTGGGCCAAGTCCGCCGCCGATTTCTATACCGAATTCGTTAAGAAGCTGTTTGCGAACGCCCGCATCGTCGACTCCGTCCGGAATTAACACCGAATTCAGCATTGGTAAACTGTGTTCGGCATTGGCGACCGAGTAGCCGATACCCATCGCTTCCAGGCCGGCCTTCAACGCTTCGTGATGCAGGCGATGGCGGGCAAACCGTGCGTCCAGACCTTCTTCCAGCACAAGCCGCAACGCCTGGTGAAGGCCGTAGTTCATGTTGATCGGAGCTGTGTGGTGGTACGCTCGATCGCCGCCCCAATAGTTTCGCAGCATGCTGATGTCCAGATACCAGCTTGCCACTTTTGTCTTCCGAGCGTCCATCACTCCCAGTGCTTTGGGGCTGAATGTGACTGGTGCCAGGCCGGGCGGACAACTGAGGCACTTCTGAGAACCACTGTAGGCCGCATCGATATTAAGCTTGTCGATTTCCACCGGCAGACCAGCCAGCGATGTCACACAGTCGACCAGCAACAGAGCACCCGCGTCGTGGACAACCTTGCTGATTTCTTCCAGCGGCTGCAACGCTCCGGTGGAAGTTTCCGCGTGAACGATGCCGACCACTTTTGGTTTGTGTTGATCAACGGCCTTTGCGATGTCTTCTGTGCTGAACACTTCGCCGAATGGACGTTCCAGCTTGGTAACGTCCGCTCCTGCACGGCCCGCCACGTCCGCCATTCGCCCACCGAACACTCCGTTCTGGCAGGCGATCATTTTGTCGCCCGGTTCAATCAGGTTGACGACGCAGGCTTCCATCCCGGCACTACCGGTGCCGCTGATCGCCATGGTCATCTGGTTGTCGGTTTGAAACACCTGCCGCAGCATTGTCTGGACTTCGTCCATGATCTGCAGAAAGTAGGGATCGAGATGCCCGACAGTGGGCGCTGCCATTGCCGCCAGCACGCTGGGATGAATGTCACTCGGCCCCGGCCCCATCAGGGTACGAACCGGCGGATGGATCGGTTTGAAAGCTGTGGAATTCATGTCAATCTGAACTTCAGAATAACGGCGTCCGCCGGTGACCGGAAAAATCTGGAATGGATCGGGCACCATAGCAACCGCAGGCCGCTCCTGAAAACGCGAGCCGCGTTGGGCACGTGCTAATTCGCACATTCGAGAGCCGGATTCCGACCCGAAGTGAGGGCGTTTTCCTCCATTTTCTGCCCTCAGACGGCGGCCGCTGGCCACGGTCACCAAGCGTGTGCCGACCGAAGATGGCAAGGCGTGCCGTTCTACCATCCCACCCCAACTCGCCTACCACGCCAATCGCGCGCCGGTGACTTCTGGCCGCTTGACCACGGCGGATGCGTTCGGTAGCTTCTCCGAGCCGCTGGCGAGCACCTGCCAGCGGCTTTTTTGCTTTAAAAAACTGAACGAAACGAAGTCATGAACATGGCCGCACCGCAACGAGCTCTGGTGAGTGTCAGCAACAAAGATGGCCTGGACACATTCGTCAAAGGCCTTGTCGATTTGGGGTTTGAAATCCTTTCGACCGGAGGAACTCGCAAATATCTTGAAGCCGCAGGCATCCCGGTGATCGACGTTACCACGTACACCGAATTCCCGGAAATCATGGACGGCCGCGTCAAAACGCTGCACCCGAAAGTGCACGGCGCGATTCTGGGGCGGCCCACTCTGCCGTCCGATGCAGAAGCGATTGCTGAGCACGGGATCGTGCCATTTCAGGTGGTGGTGTGTAATCTGTACCCCTTCGAACAGACCATCGCCAAGCCGGACGTCACCATTCCGGAAGCTATCGAACAGATCGACATCGGCGGACCGTCGATGGTGCGATCGGCCGCTAAAAATCACGCTCATGTGGCCATCGTCACGTCGCCCGGTCAGTACAGCGATGTGCTGTCGCGCATGAGGGATGACTGCATGGACGAGCTGTTCCGCCGCAAACTGGCGGCCGCCGCGTTCGAAACAACGGCAACTTACGATCGAGCCATCGCCAACTACATGGCGAAAATCACGGCCGATGAAACTCCGTCTTCCGACGCTGCCACCGATCCGACAGAAGCGCACTGGGACGAATCACTAACACTGTCGCTGCGATTGAAGAACACACTCCGTTACGGTGAGAACCCTCATCAGCGGGCCGCGTTTTACGTCGAACCCAACGCCCCCGCGACGTCGATCGCTCATGCCGAACAACTGAACGGCAAGGAGCTTTCTTATAACAACCTGATGGACCTGGACGCCGCGAAAACAATTGTCGGCGACTTCGATCAGCCCGCTGCCTGTGTGATTAAGCACAACAATCCCTGCGGCTGTGCTCAGGCCGAATCGCTGGCCGATGCGTACGAAAACGCTCATGCGGGCGATCCCGTCAGCGCCTTTGGATCGATCGTCGGACTAAACCGGACGGTCGATGTCGCGACGGCCGAATGCCTGTGTGAACCCGGTCGGTTTATCGAAGCCATTGTCGCCCCGGACTACGAACCGGCCGCTCTGGAAATTCTGACGACGAAGCCGAAATGGAAAAACAACGTCCGGTTGATGAAGTCCGTCTTTTCTGACGAAGGCAAAGGCGCCCTGGAATACCGGCGCGTGTCTGGCGGTCTGCTGGTTCAGGATCGCGACGACCTGCCTCAATCGGACAGCGATTGGAAAGTTGTTACTGCTCGCAAACCTACGGATGCCGAACTGTCGGACCTGCGATTCGCATGGAAGGTCTGTCGGCATGTGAAGTCGAACGCGATTGTATTCGCCAAAGGCGGCATGCTGTTAGGTGCCGGGGCAGGGCAGATGAGTCGCCTGGATAGCTGCTTCATCGCGGGCATGAAAGCAGGCGAACGCAGCGCGAATGCTGTTGTGGCGAGTGACGCGTTCTTCCCGTTTCGCGACGGTATCGATGAAGTTCAGACGGCGGGAATCAGAGCCGTTATTCAGCCGGGCGGTTCTCGCAACGATCCGGAAGTCATCGCGGCGTGCAACGAACACGACATGGCGATGGTCTTCACCGGCCGCCGCCATTTTCGTCACTAAACCGACACTAAGCGGTCAGACGGTCACAGCCACGTGTTCCGCTGGACGAATTCAATCACCTTGCGGAACCACACATAGCCGGCGGAGAATCGGCCGCAGGAAATGTAGGCGACGACGCCGGAACCCGGGCGTTGGTCCTGAAAACCCTCGCCATCGACCTGTGCCACGGCCAGTGTCGACAGCGTTCCTGCGGCGTCAAGCTCCGTCGATGCGGCCAGCGATTGCAGGTGAGTCTGCCGAAACGTCTCCGGCGAAGTTTCCAGAGCGAAGCTGACGAGCAGATTCGTATCGGAACTGGCAATCGCGTTTAGCACGTGCCGAGCGTCGGCTTCGGGAACTCTTAGATCAAGCTGCCAGCCGGATTTGGGGTCCGCCACCTCAAACAGATACTGCCCGCGCTGTACCGGGCGACCGAAAAGCAACTGTTTTAGCCGGTCTCCAAAGACCTGCCCGTCCATTCGAGCGACCACTTTTAAGTCGGCAATTCGCTGATTCAATATTTGAGCCTGCCGCGTCAGTGAAGCCGTTTTTTCCGTCAGCTCCACTTGCTCCGCAGATAGCTGAGTGTCATTGCGTGCGTCGCGATCGCCGCGCATGGCGTCGATCGCAGCCAGTCGAGCGACCGCTGTCGCTAGTTCGCCGTCGATGGCTTCGCGTTGCACCTGCAGGTCTTCGTTTTCGAGAACGCACAGCGTCATGTCCGCTGTCACTTCGCCACCATCGTCCACAAAAATGTCCGCGATCGTGCCATCGTCCGGGGCAAAGACGAACCTTCGACTGACGGGCACCAGCTCACCGTAAACCTCAATCCGCAGCTCAGCCGGCACCAACCACAGCGCGACCAAAGCCAGCGCGGGAACCAGCAACAACATGGCGGCTCGCGGACGCAGTACCGAACGCCACATTCGGCTCAATTGTCCAGCGAAGGTCGACCGAGCGAGCGTGTCGCTGTTGGCGAAGCCGATCACTGCGTGTCGACAGATTTGATCGATGTGCGAAAGCTGAGACTCACTGAACTCGGCCTCGTTTTCAAAAACGGCCGCCCACGTCGCGTCCTGCCATCGCTTCGATTCTCCCAGCGGCACGATGACTCGACCAGCCGCATTTTCATCGGGCGTACCCGAAGCCGCGCCTTCCACCCACTGACAAATCTGCCGAGCGGCATCGGAACGCTGATTGGGCTGACTGACGCCCGTGGTCGCCGCCAGTTCCCAGCGGCGACTGCCAATGCGGCGAGCCACGGCAACTCGGCGGCAATCCAGCACGGCCGCTCCGTCTGTGGCGAGCGTGTTGGCGATCACCTGCGGATCAAGACTGCCGTGCAGTTGAGCCACCAGCGCGGCAAGCGAGTTTTCACGGTCCGAATGCTGCAGGTGGCGTTCCAGCATGCGGCGGCGTTGCAGGTCGGCGAAGACGTCGGCCAGTTGAATCAATAAATCTTCGTCAACCGCCTGATCGCTTTCGGTGACGTCCAACACCAGTTCGTGGTCACCCACCAATGTCGCACCGGCCAGAAGTCGACGTCTGTCGGACGACGATTCGGCGGGCAGAACGGCCACGTCACCCACACCAACCGAAGCCACTTTGGACTGAGTGTCAGCGTCGGGCTCGCTGT
This DNA window, taken from Fuerstiella marisgermanici, encodes the following:
- the purH gene encoding bifunctional phosphoribosylaminoimidazolecarboxamide formyltransferase/IMP cyclohydrolase; protein product: MAAPQRALVSVSNKDGLDTFVKGLVDLGFEILSTGGTRKYLEAAGIPVIDVTTYTEFPEIMDGRVKTLHPKVHGAILGRPTLPSDAEAIAEHGIVPFQVVVCNLYPFEQTIAKPDVTIPEAIEQIDIGGPSMVRSAAKNHAHVAIVTSPGQYSDVLSRMRDDCMDELFRRKLAAAAFETTATYDRAIANYMAKITADETPSSDAATDPTEAHWDESLTLSLRLKNTLRYGENPHQRAAFYVEPNAPATSIAHAEQLNGKELSYNNLMDLDAAKTIVGDFDQPAACVIKHNNPCGCAQAESLADAYENAHAGDPVSAFGSIVGLNRTVDVATAECLCEPGRFIEAIVAPDYEPAALEILTTKPKWKNNVRLMKSVFSDEGKGALEYRRVSGGLLVQDRDDLPQSDSDWKVVTARKPTDAELSDLRFAWKVCRHVKSNAIVFAKGGMLLGAGAGQMSRLDSCFIAGMKAGERSANAVVASDAFFPFRDGIDEVQTAGIRAVIQPGGSRNDPEVIAACNEHDMAMVFTGRRHFRH
- a CDS encoding pyridoxal-phosphate-dependent aminotransferase family protein, producing MNSTAFKPIHPPVRTLMGPGPSDIHPSVLAAMAAPTVGHLDPYFLQIMDEVQTMLRQVFQTDNQMTMAISGTGSAGMEACVVNLIEPGDKMIACQNGVFGGRMADVAGRAGADVTKLERPFGEVFSTEDIAKAVDQHKPKVVGIVHAETSTGALQPLEEISKVVHDAGALLLVDCVTSLAGLPVEIDKLNIDAAYSGSQKCLSCPPGLAPVTFSPKALGVMDARKTKVASWYLDISMLRNYWGGDRAYHHTAPINMNYGLHQALRLVLEEGLDARFARHRLHHEALKAGLEAMGIGYSVANAEHSLPMLNSVLIPDGVDDAGVRKQLLNEFGIEIGGGLGPMKGKTWRIGLMGDAAQKPNVLLFLAALEQCLATQGKAAGAGAGVAAANDRYLKA
- the eno gene encoding phosphopyruvate hydratase; translated protein: MSMAITDVHAREILDSRGNPTVEVDITVEDEVVGRAAVPSGASTGAHEACELRDTDNKSRYLGKGVLQAVQNVNEEIAGAIIGQDVADQATIDGIMLELDGTENKSRLGANAILACSLAAAHAAAKVSYLPLFRYLGGVGANCLPAPMMNIINGGEHANNGIDIQEFMVMPLGFDSFSDSLRAGTETFHALKKVLADKGLSTAVGDEGGFAPDLKTNQEAIEVILTAIENAGYKPGEQIKIALDCAASEFHKDGTYTLEGKALDSDGMVELLASWVDKYPICSIEDGLDEDDWDGWKKLTDTIGSKCQLVGDDLFVTNAKRLSQGIEKGVANSILVKVNQIGTLTETIQAVQMAYQNGYTAVMSHRSGETEDNTIADLAVALRTGQIKTGSASRTDRICKYNQLLRIEEILGDTATFGGTI